One segment of Prionailurus bengalensis isolate Pbe53 chromosome X, Fcat_Pben_1.1_paternal_pri, whole genome shotgun sequence DNA contains the following:
- the ASB9 gene encoding ankyrin repeat and SOCS box protein 9: MDGKPGGRSSKSLRPEDNPDTSFFSNPWMGDIVSDWSPMHEAAIQGRLLSLRSLINQGWPVNLITTDGVSPLHEACLGGHVSCANILLKHGAQVNCVTADWHTPLFNTCISGSLDCMTLLLRHGASPHPVSDLASPIHEAAKRGHVYCVEILAAHGGNLNLNISHLGTPLYVACRKQQVACVRKILESGASVNEGRGLDSPLHAAARASNGELAILLMDFGANPQAKNADGKCPLELVPPESPLTQIFLEREGPPSLLQLCRLQIRKCFGIQQHHKINELFLPEELKRFLLHM, translated from the exons ATGGACGGCAAGCCAGGGGGCAGGAGCAGTAAGTCCTTGAGACCAGAAGACAATCCTGACACCAGTTTCTTTTCAAACCCATGGATGGGGG ATATTGTGTCTGATTGGTCTCCTATGCACGAAGCTGCTATCCAAGGACGTCTGTTGTCTCTGAGAAGCCTCATCAACCAG GGGTGGCCTGTGAACCTCATCACAACAGATGGTGTGTCCCCACTCCATGAAGCCTGCCTTGGAGGTCACGTCTCTTGtgcaaacattttattaaagcatggagcTCAG GTGAATTGTGTCACCGCCGACTGGCACACTCCTTTGTTCAATACCTGTATCAGCGGCAGCCTGGACTGCATGACTTTGCTTCTACGTCACGGTGCCAGCCCCCACCCGGTGAGCGACCTGGCATCTCCCATCCATGAAGCTGCTAAGAGAG GCCACGTGTACTGCGTCGAGATCCTGGCAGCTCACGGAGGCAACCTCAACCTCAACAtcagccacctgggcacccctctgTACGTGGCGTGCAGGAAACAGCAGGTGGCCTGTGTCAGGAAGATTCTGGAGTCAg GAGCAAGTGTGAACGAAGGCCGAGGTCTGGACTCCCCTCTTCACGCAGCGGCCAGGGCATCCAATGGGGAGCTGGCCATCCTGCTCATGGATTTTGGAGCGAACCCCCAGGCCAAGAACGCTGATGGCAAATGTCCCTTGGAGTTGGTGCCTCCAGAGAGCCCTCTGACTCAGATCTTCTTGGAGCGTGAAG GGCCTCCTTCTTTGCTGCAGCTGTGCCGCCTTCAAATCCGGAAGTGCTTCGGAATCCAGCAGCATCATAAGATCAACGAGCTCTTTCTCCCTGAGGAGCTGAAGCGTTTTCTCCTACACATGTGA